A portion of the Ricinus communis isolate WT05 ecotype wild-type chromosome 10, ASM1957865v1, whole genome shotgun sequence genome contains these proteins:
- the LOC8269279 gene encoding dual specificity phosphatase Cdc25 yields the protein MSRSISYITGSQLLTLKRRPNIAIIDVRDDERSNDGHIAGSLHYASDTFSDRISDLIQQVKGKDTLVFHCALSQVRGPRCARRFANYLEEMKEDAGIKDIMVLERGFNGWEAAGRPVCRCTDNPCKAASDQ from the exons aTGTCTCGCAGCATCTCATACATAACAGGTTCTCAGCTTCTTACCCTCAAGCGCAGGCCGAATATTGCCATTATCGATGTGAG GGACGATGAGAGGAGTAATGACGGGCATATAGCTGGATCACTGCACTACGCGAGTGACACCTTCTCTGACAGGATCTCTGATCTCATTCAACAAGTCAAAGGCAAAGATACTCTTGTTTTTCATTGCGCTTTGAGCCAG GTTCGTGGCCCAAGATGTGCTCGGAGGTTTGCTAATTATCTCGAGGAGATGAAAGAAGATGCAGGAATAAAAGACATTATGGTTTTGGAACGCGGCTTCAATGGCTGGGAAGCAGCTGGTAGACCTGTTTGTCGCTGCACTGATAACCCATGTAAGGCTGCGAGTGATCAGTAA